From Streptomyces sp. TLI_105, the proteins below share one genomic window:
- a CDS encoding GNAT family N-acetyltransferase, translating to MAAETDVAPLASARTGPGPTARRLHDGEVDAALRLCPFEDVDADVIRRELAAEADYCWMGLFTPDGQLAAVHRAMRWHRHLLLKGVFVDERFRGSGAALGVAFAIRDWAREAGYEGVAAWVEPSKPEVRLATRLRLRRVGPLLHRYLVRMPYGSDAERPTGTPPRTSGTLVVPGEGEAAPMVQELLGVPRSPSAGTRLAWVLDRSRLVLSGNPCRSMGDLDGFLAAVEDTAVSAGATAVEVVVEAADVPAALAMVGRGARRLSRSPVALGMVSFAGAEPSGTSVHPAATELRTP from the coding sequence GTGGCTGCGGAAACTGATGTCGCGCCCCTCGCGAGCGCGCGTACGGGGCCGGGGCCGACGGCACGCCGCCTTCATGACGGAGAGGTCGACGCGGCCCTGCGGCTCTGCCCGTTCGAGGATGTCGACGCCGACGTCATCCGCCGAGAACTGGCGGCCGAAGCGGACTACTGCTGGATGGGCCTGTTCACCCCGGACGGACAGCTGGCGGCGGTGCACCGGGCCATGCGATGGCACCGGCACCTGCTGCTGAAGGGCGTCTTCGTCGACGAGCGGTTCCGGGGGTCGGGGGCCGCGCTCGGTGTGGCGTTCGCCATCCGGGACTGGGCTCGGGAGGCCGGATACGAGGGTGTCGCCGCCTGGGTGGAGCCGAGCAAGCCCGAGGTGCGTCTGGCCACCAGGCTGCGGCTGCGTCGTGTCGGCCCGCTCCTGCACCGCTACCTCGTCCGGATGCCGTACGGCTCCGACGCGGAGCGTCCGACCGGGACGCCCCCGCGCACGTCCGGCACGCTCGTCGTTCCGGGCGAAGGCGAAGCGGCTCCCATGGTCCAGGAACTGCTCGGTGTTCCGCGGAGTCCCTCGGCGGGTACCCGGCTCGCCTGGGTGCTGGACCGCTCACGACTCGTCCTGAGCGGCAACCCGTGCCGTTCGATGGGTGACCTGGACGGTTTCCTGGCCGCCGTCGAGGACACCGCGGTGTCGGCCGGCGCGACCGCCGTCGAAGTGGTGGTCGAGGCAGCGGACGTTCCGGCCGCGTTGGCCATGGTCGGCCGGGGAGCGCGGCGGCTGAGCCGTTCCCCGGTCGCTCTGGGCATGGTGTCCTTCGCGGGCGCGGAACCCTCGGGTACGTCGGTTCACCCGGCCGCGACGGAGCTGAGGACGCCGTGA